The segment TTCTTGCCTTTATTTGGTGAAGTAGTTACTTCATCAAATTCGCGGTAACAGAGGCTCTGGATATGCAGGCCTTTGGGACGCGCTTTTCATGAAGTAAACACTTAATAAGATCCGCTCAAACAGTGCGGACGTTGCTACCTGGGGAAGCCTTGCATGAGCGATCAAACCCTCGCGCCTGTCAAAACGGTAACACTTGAAGTCAACGGGCAGCGGGTTGAGGTCACTGCAATGGCCGATACGCCCTTGCTGCTGGTACTGCGCAACGATTTGCAGCTGAACGGCCCGAAGTACGGCTGTGGCCTGGGCGAGTGCGGGGCGTGCACGGTGATCATTGACGGGGTAGCTGCCCGCTCCTGTGTTTTCCCACTGGCTGGCGCGCAGGGGCGCAGCATCACCACCCTTGAGGGTATCGGCACCCTTGAGCATCCGCACCGGGTCCAGCAGGCGTTCATTGATGAGCAGGCGGCGCAATGCGGTTACTGCATGAACGGCATGATCATGACTGCCAAGGCATTGCTTGATCGCAACCCGCACCCCAGCGAAGAACAGATTCGAAACGAACTGTCAGCCAACCTCTGTCGCTGCGGCACCCATATCGAAATTATGCGTGCGGTCATGCTTGCCGCCCGTCCAAAGCCCTGAACGGATTGATGACTATGACCCTTACCACGCTCACCCGTGATCAGTTGTTGGCCAAGTCTGGCGTTTTGCTGATCGTCGATCAGATCCAGCCCCCCTCGGGTCCGGTGGCCAAGGGCGGTGTGCCGGTGGTCAAGCCCAAGGAGCTGGGTCTGTTTATTGCGGTAAACGATGACGGCCAGGTATATGGGTTTAACGGCCATGTGGACTTGGGCACGGGGATTCGTACCTCATTGGCGCAGATCGTGGCCGAAGAGCTGGATCTGGCACTGGAGCAGGTGTGCATGGTGCTGGGGGATACCGACAGTGCACCGAATCAGGGCGCAACCATTGCCAGTGCCACCATTCAGATCACGGCAATCCCTTTGCGCAACGCAGCCGCTGAAGCACGGCGTTTTTTACTGGCCCGGGCCGCACAGCAACTGGGGGTTGAGGCGGCGGCTTTGCAAACCGAACGTGGCATGGTCAAAAGTGCCGACGGACGCCAGCTTTCATTTGCCAGTCTGGTCGGGAGCGAGCGTCATGTGCTGAGTATTTCCGGTGATGCGCCTCTCAAGGCGGTGCAAGACTATCGACTGGTAGGCAAGGCCTCGGCCCGGGTGGATATCCCCGCCAAAGCCACGGGCGAGCTGATCTATGTGCATGACATGCGCCTGCCGGACATGCTGCATGGCCGGGTGATCCGCCCGCCCTATGCCGGGCTGGACAGTGGCGAGTTTGTCGGCAACAGCCTGCTGGAGGTGGACGAGTCGTCCATCGCGCATATTCCGGGCATCGTCAAAGTGGTGGTGATCCGCGACTTCGTGGGCGTGGTCGCCCTGCGTGAAGAGCAGGCCGTGAAGGCTGCCCAGATGCTGAAAGTCACCTGGAAAGCCTGGAATCAAAAGCTCCCCGACATGGATGATGTAGAGCAGGCGATCCGCGACAATCCTCGGGTGCAGCGTGTGGTGCTGGACAAGGGCAATGTCGAACAGGCATTGGCGCAGGCCAGTGAACGCATGCCTCGCACCTATCTGTGGCCCTATCAGATCCACGGCTCCATTGGTCCCTCCTGTGGTCTGGCGGATTATCAGCCAGAGCAGATACGGGTGTGGTCTGGCACGCAAAACCCTCATTTGCTGCGCGCGGACCTGGCCTGGTTACTGGAGTATCCCGAAGAGCGCATTGAGATTATTCGGATGGAGGCGGCGGGGTGTTATGGGCGCAATTGCGCGGATGATGTGTGCGCCGATGCGTTGCTGTTGTCCCGGGCCGTGGGCCTGCCGGTACGCGTGCAACTGACCCGCGAGCAGGAGCACGTGTGGGAGCCCAAGGGCTCGGCGCAGTTGATGGAAGTGGACGGCGGGATCAATGCCGACGGCGGTGTGGCCGGTTATGACTTTCAAACCAGTTACCCCTCGAACGGTGCGCCGACCCTTGCCTTGCTCCTGACGGGGCGTGTTGAACCTGTGGCGGCGATGTTCGAGATGGGAGATCGGACTTCGATCCCGCCTTATGATTTCGAGCACATGCGCGTCACGATCAACGACATGTCGCCGATCGTGCGAGCGTCGTGGATGCGCGGTGTGTCGGCGTTGCCCAATACCTTTGCCCACGAGTCGTATATCGATGAGTTGGCTTTCGCCGCAAAGGTGGATCCTGTCGAATACCGCTTGCGCTATTTGCACGATGATCGGGCTTCGGAGCTGGTCAGGGCTACGGCCGCACGTGCCGATTGGGTGGCGCGTACCGAGCCCATGCAAACCCCGGAACAGGACAATATCCTGCGCGGCCGCGGTTTTGCCTACGCCCGCTATATCCATAGCAAGTTCCCAGGCTTTGGGGCGGCATGGGCGGCGTGGGTCGCGGATGTGGCGGTGGATCGGCTCAGTGGTGAAGTCTCGGTAACACGGGTGGTGATCGGCCATGATGCAGGGATGATGGTCAACCCGGCCGGGGTGCAGCATCAGATCCACGGCAATGTGATTCAGGCCACCAGCCGCGTACTCAAGGAGCGCGTCACGTTCGAAGAGTCCACCGTGAGCAGCAAGGAGTGGGGCGCGTATCCAATTCTGACGTTCAAGCAGGTGCCGAAAATTGATGTGCTGATGATGCCGCGTCAGCACGAGCCCCCCATGGGGGCCGGTGAGTCGGCGGGTGTGCCCAGTGCGGCTGCCATCGCCAATGCCATTTTTGATGCCACCGGCATTCGATTCCGGGAACTGCCGATTACCCCGGAGCGGGTGCTGGCGGCGCTCAAGCATTCACAGGAGGCGGCGGGGCCAGCCCCCGAAGAGATAAAACCCAAGCGTTCAAAGTGGTGGTTTGCGCCGTTGGTTGCCGGGTTCGGTGCATTGGTCGGCATGGCCGCCACGGCATTGCCATGGCGTGCCGAAATCGCCCCTATCGCACCTCCTGCATTGGGTACCTGGTCGGCGGCTACCCTGGAGCGCGGGCGGTTGCTGGCGGCGGTGGGTGATTGTGCGGTCTGCCATACAGCTCCGGGCGGCGTGACCAATGCGGGCGGGCTCGAGATGCAGACGCCATTTGGCACGCTGTACAGCACCAACATCACTCCCGATCCCGAGACCGGTATCGGCAAGTGGTCTTACACGGCGTTCGAGCGTGCCATGCGCGAAGGTATCAGCCGTGACGGCAAGCATCTGTACCCGGCCTTTCCTTACACCTCTTTTCGCAATATTGACGATGCCGACATGCAGGCGCTGTATGCCTATCTGATGTCGCAGGCGCCAGTCAGCCAGCCGGCCAAAGCCAACGACATGCAGTTCCCGTTCAATATGCGGCCGTTGATGGCGGGCTGGAATGCGATTTTTTTGCGCTCGGGTGAAGTCGAGGCGCAACCGCAGCGCAGCGCTCAATGGAATCGCGGCTCTTATCTGGTCAATGGCCTGGGACACTGTGCTGCCTGCCATTCGCCGCGCAACTTGATGGGCGCGCAGAAGGGCGGCGCGTCCTTTCTGGCTGGGGGCATGGTAGATGGCTGGGAGGCTCCGGCGCTCAATGGCTTGTCCAAGGCGCCGACGCCATGGACCGAAAATCAGCTGTTCACCTACCTGAGTACCGGTTACTCCGATGCCCATGGGGTCGCGGCCGGGCCCATGGGGCCGGTGGTCAGTGAGTTGGCAAAGCTGCCTGATGCCGACCGCCGGGCAATGGCGGTGTACCTGGCCTCACTGAGTGCGGATGCGCAAGCCGCTCCCGAGCCGCAGCCAAAAGTCGAAGCTCGTATTGACGCGCAGGCGTTGAGCAATGGCCAGCGAGTCTTCGAGGGTGCTTGCCAGGCCTGCCATGCCGACGGCCTGGGACCAAAACTGTTTGGCGTCAGCCCGTCATTGGCCAGTAACAGCAACGTGCACAGCGCGCTGCCTGACAACCTGCTGAAAGTGATTTTGCAGGGCATCCCAACGCCCGCCACGGCAGACCTTGGCTACATGCCCGGCTTCAAGGACAGCCTGTCGAATCGTCAGATCAGCGAGTTGGCGGCGTACCTGCGCCACCGCTTTGCCCCGGCCGAACCTGCTTGGCAGGGGTTGCAGCAGAAGGTGGCGCACGTGCGGGCAAACCCGGGTACTCATTGATCGGTTGCAGCGCCCGGCAGGGTCATGACACCGCGTATGACCAGATCGCTGATAAACGTCAGCCAGTCTTGCTGCTGGCCTTTATCGGCGAGGTCCTGACCCAGGAAGGAGGTGAGCGTGTGTTGGTTCGAATTATAGAAATAGCACAGCGAGGCGATCATCAAATAAACGTGGTTGATGTCGACGTCCTTGCGAAAAAGCCCTTGGCGCTGGCCTTCCTCGATGATTGGCCGGATCACGCCGACAGTGGTCGCCGACAGGCGCCCCATCTCGTGGGATTGCCTGGCGTGTTTGCCTTTGTGCAGGTTTTCGATGGTCAGGATGGCTACGAATTCAGGGTGTGCAACGTAATAGTTCCAGAAAAACGCCACCTGTTGGCGCAAGGCCTCGACCGGACTGGATGCGTCGGGGCGGTGCAGGCTTTCGGCCTGGTTGAAGGCCTCGTAGGTGTGCTCCAGCACCTGGACAAACAGATTTTCCTTGCTGGAAAAGTAGTAATAAATCATCCGGTCGTTGGACTCGGCTTCTTTGGATATCTGCTCAATGCGCCCACCGGCATAGCCGTCTCGGGCGAACACGGTAATGGCGGCCTTGAGAATGCGCGCTTTGGTCTGGTCGGCCTGGTGGGCCCGGACACCGGTTTTTTTGTTCACGCTGTTGTCCTCCACGATGACGTGTGGCGCTGTTTTTAACGAAGAAACTGCGGCGATGGTACGGCAATTAACTGATTAAGGCTGGGGGCGGCGGTGATGTCTGATTTGAATTGCTTGCTTGATGCGCTGGATGAGGCCGACAGAGGCAATGTCGATGTGGTGCTGGCCACGGTGGTCAAGGTAGAAGGTTCGGCTTATCGGCGGCCCGGTGCAAGGATGCTCATACCGCGTTTCGGCCAGGCCGTGGGTACGGTCAGCGGGGGGTGCCTTGAGCAGGAGCTGGTCAGGAAGGCCTGGTGGTTGACCGAGTCTGGGGAGCCGGTGATTCGCTGCTACAGCACGGCGGCGCAGGACGATGATGACCTCGATGAAGAGGGCGCGGAGCTGACATTTGGCCTGGGCTGCAACGGCACGGTGCATGTACTGCTTGAACGCTGTGAAGCGGGCAAGCCATCGTTGTTGCACCAACTGCTGCACGGTGTACGCACAAGCGGTCAGCCCGCCGCGCTGGCGACCGTGTTGTCGGCAGAAGACAGGCGTCGGGTCAAAATGGGTGCCCGGTTGGGGCTGAGCGCCCAGTCGCAACTTCGCGAGGGGTTTCATTGTGAGGTCCTCGCAAGCAAGGTTCAGGCGGATTTGCTCGCGACCCTTGGGTGCAAGAAGTCGTCGCGGATGATCTATGACAGCGGTACGGGCGCCATTGAGGTGTTGCTTGAGTACATCGCGCCCCAGCGCCGGCTGGTGATTTTTGGCGCAGGCAACGACGCCCAGCCGTTGGTGCGCTTTGCCAGTGAGTTGAACTGGCAGGTGCATGTGGTGGACGGGCGGGCGAATTTCGCCCGCGCCGAGCGTTTCCCCGGTGCCAGGCACGTTCTGGTCGCGCCCATCGATCAGGCGTTCGATTTACAGGCAGTGGTGGACGGCGCGGCGGTGGTGATCATGACCCACAGCTATCGACAGGACAGGCACTGGCTCAAAAACGTCCTGGCCTGTGCGCCGGCTTATGTCGGCCAGTTGGGGCCTAAAGATCGCACTGAGCGCCTGCTTCACGAGATGGGGGCCGGGTCCGCAGGGGCGAACGTTCATTACCCCATGGGGCTGGATCTGGGCGGCGATACACCAGAGAGTGTTGCCCTGGCCATTGTCAGTGAAATCAGCGCCTGCCTGAACCGGCGCCAGGGAGGGATGTTGAAACACCGCAAGACCACGATTCATGAGGCCACACAGGTTCATCTCACTGTGTTGCCTGAGTCGTTGCAGGTCGCAGGAGGCGGCCGCAAATGATCGGGTTGACGAGCACTCCGGTGGTGGCGGTGATACTGGCGGCAGGCATGAGTCGGAGGATGGGTGCCCAGAACAAATTGCTCCTGACAATCGAGGGTCAACCAATGGTCAGGCATGTTGTGCTGGCCGCACTGGCGTCCCGCTGCCACAAGGTGCTGGTGGTTGTGGGTCATGAAGCCGAATGCGTTCGGCAGGTGCTGTGCGACCTGCCTGTGGAGTTTGTGCTCAATCCAGCCTTTGCTGAAGGGATTGGCGCGTCGGTGCGTGCGGGGGCGCAGGCAGTCAGCCGCCAGCAGGCCGTGCTTTTTTGCCTGGCCGACATGCCAGGAGTCAGCGCCAGGGTGATCGATCGGTTGGTTGACGCCTTTGAGACAAACCGGGGGTTTATGGGTTTTGCGCCGGTTTTCAACGGAAAGCGCGGCAATCCCGTGCTCTGGGTGCCGGGCTGTGTGTCGCGGCTCAGGGAAGCTGCAGGCGATGAAGGGGCGTGGGGGCTCTTGCGTCAGTACCGTGACAGGGTCATGGCGGTAGAAGTCGCCAGTGAGTGGGTGATGGTTGATCTTGATACACCAGATGACTTCTGGCGTGTCTATAATCGCCGCACATCCAATCCCGCCCACAGACTGTCGAGACTTTCATGACTATCTCTCTGTACGCCGCTTCCGTTCCCGTGTTCAAACAAATGCTCAACGCCCTGAGCGGTGTTCTGACCAAGGCTGAAGCTCACGCAACGGCCAAGAACATCGACCCGAGCGTATTCTTGCAGGCGCGCCTTGCACCGGACATGTTCCCGCTGGTGCGTCAGGTTCAAATCGCCGTTGATTTCACCAAGGGTGTTTCGGGCCGTCTGGCTGAAATCGAATTGCCGAAGTACGACGACAGCGAAGTGACCTTTGCTGACCTGCAGGCGCTGATCAGCAAAGTGCTGGCCTTTGTTGACGGGATCAAGCCCGAGCAAATCGACGGCAAGGAAGGCATCGAAATCATCACCCGTCAGGGCACGCCGAAAGAAAAACGCTTCACCGGCCAGGCTTATCTGCTGACCTACGGCCTGCCGCAGTTCTTCTTCCATGTGACCACTGCTTACGCGATCCTGCGCCACAACGGCGTTGAAATCGGCAAGCGCGATTACATGGGCGCGTTCTAAGCAAATCTCCTGTGGAGGCGGGGCAAACCCGGCTCCCACAGGTTTTGCTGATTGACTCAGCCCTGCTGCAGGGTTGAGTCTTCCTTGGCCATGCAGGCCGCAGCCGTAAACAGTACGTCAGTGGACGAGTTGAGCGCGGTTTCTGCCGAATCCTGCAGGATGCCGATGATGAAGCCCACCGCCACGACTTGCATCGCAATCTCGCTCGGAATGCCGAACAGGCTGCACGCCAACGGAATCAACAGCAGCGAGCCTCCCGCCACACCCGACGCGCCGCAGGCGCAAATGGCGGCCACCACGCTCAGCAGGATGGCTGTCGGAATATCCACCGCAATCCCCAGCGTATGCACGGCTGCCAGACTCAACACGGTGATGGTGATCGCTGCGCCCGCCATATTGATGGTGGCACCCAGCGGGATCGATACCGAATAGGTGTCTTCGTGCAGGCCCAGGCGCTCACTCAATGCCATGTTCACTGGAATGTTGGCCGCCGAACTGCGGGTGAAAAACGCGGTAATCCCGCTTTCGCGCAGGCACAGGAACACCAGCGGATAGGGATTGCGACGCAGCTTCCAGAACACGATCAGCGGGTTGACCACCAGCGCCACAAACAGCATGCAACCCATCAGTACCGTGAGCAGGTGCAGGTAGCCCAGCAATGCGCCGAAGCCTGAAGAGGCGAGGGTGGCAGACACCAGGCCGAAAATCCCCAGCGGTGCAAAACGGATAACCACGCGCACGATCAGGGTGACGCCGTTGGACAGGTCGTTAAGCACGGTGCGGGTAGTGTCGCCAGCATGACGAATGGCTATGCCCATGCCGATGGCCCACGCCAGGATGCCGATAAAGTTGGCATTGACCAGCGCGTTGACCGGGTTGTCGACCACGCTCAACAGCAGGCTTTGCAGCACTTCGCTGATACCGCCCGGGGCGGCAATGGCGATGTTTTCAGTGGCCAGAACCAGAGTCGACGGGAACATCATGCTGGCGATAACGGCCACGACTGCGGCAGCAAACGTGCCGAACAGGTACAAAACAAGGATCGGGCGAATATGGGTTTCCTGGCCGTGCTTGTGGTTGGCAATCGAGGCCATGACCAGCACAAACACCAGGATAGGCGCCACGGCTTTCAAGGCACTGACGAACACCTTGCCGATGAAGGCCACCGAAAGGGCTGCGGAAGGCGCAAGCCAGGCCAGCAAAATACCGGCAATCAGCCCGATGACAATCTGAGTGACCAGGCTGGTGCTCTTGAGCTTTTGCAGCAGGGTGGGTGGAGCGGCAGTCATAAGGGGTTCTCTAGTCATTGAAAACTGTGGGGCGATCAGCGGCAAACGGGCAGGCTGATCGACGCAGTCGGCGGGGGGCGAACTTTATCATAGAGATGTAGGTGCTTTCCTACGTAGGGGCGATCTGCCACATCAGAGATAGAACGTGTCCGGAGTAGCATGGCTTCACGTTGAATCATTCTGTTAACATTGTGCATCCCCACACTTTTCTTCAAATCAGCGGGCCTTTCGGGCTTTCGCTGGTCTCGTTGTCTCTGGAGTTATTCATGCTGTTGCCCATCCTGCTGCTGTCTGCGGCCGGCTTTACTGTGCTTACTACCGAGTTTGTCATCGTCGGCCTGCTGCCTTCGATTGCCCGCGACCTTGAGGTCACCGTGCCTCAGGCCGGTTTGCTGGTGACCCTGTTTGCCTTTACGGTTGCGGCCTTTGGCCCGTTTTTGACTGCTTACTGCGCGCGCTTTGAGCGCAAACGCCTGTTTATCTCGATTTTGCTGATGTTCGCCTTCGCCAACACCGTGGCGGCACTGGCGCCGAATATTTGGGTGATGGCATTTGCGCGACTGTTACCGGCACTGGGTTTGCCGGTGTTCTGGGCCCTGGCCAGCGAAACGGCAGTGGACATCGTAGGCCCGGATTACGCCGGGCGGGCGATTGCCAAAATCGGGTTCGGAATCGTCTGTGCGACAGTGTTTGGCATCCCGGTAGGCACCCTGATCTCGGATGCCTGGGGCTGGCGCAGTGCCTTCGGCATTCTGGCCGTTGTCGCACTGGCCAAGGCGCTGTTGCTGTGGATGTATTTGCCGGCTACCCATGGCGTAAAAGAAAGCGTCACCCTGCGATCGCAATTTGCCCTGCTGCGCAGCCCGCTCATGATGGGTCACATCGTGCTCTCAGTGCTGGTGTTCAGCGGCATGTTCACGGCCTACACCTATCTGGCCGATATCCTTGAGCGTCTGGCAGGTTTCGACGGCACGCTGGTGGGCTGGTGCCTGATGGGCTTTGGCGCCGTAGGCCTGCTCGGCAACTCGTTGGGCGGACGGATGGTGGATCGCCACCCGCTGATTGCCTCGATGGTGTTTTGTGCCTTCATGATCGGCGGGCTGGTGGCGCTGGTGCCGAGCATTCATTCAACCCTGGGCCTTGCGGCGGCGATGGGTATCTGGGGTGTGACGCAGGCGGCCATGTTCTTGGTCAGCCATGTGCGCCTGATGAAAGTTGCACCCCATGCGCCGGCATTTGCCGCGTCGCTGAATATTGCGGGGGCCAATCTGGGGATCGGCCTGGGCGCGATGGTAGGTGGGCGGGTCATCGATAACTATGGCCTGGGCAGCCTGGGGTATGCGGCTGCCGGGTTTATCTTGATCTCGATTCTGCTGGCCATGTTGCTGATGACCGCCAAGGTGCGCCCCGTGTGCGCTAGCGCGGGGTAAACAATTCGCGTCGGGCCCCCTCGGTGATTGCAACGATGCCAGGATGACGGATTTTTCGCTCGACGGTGATGGCGTAAAACGATTCGGTCACGGCTTCGGTGTGGCCGATCAACTCGACGTCAAACTGGCGTATCACTTCCTGGGCAATCACGCTCGGCGCAATAAATACGCCAATTCCGGACTGGCCAAAGGCCTGCATCAACGCGCTGTCATCGAATTCACCGACAATCCGCGGCTGTATCTGCTGCTCGGCCAGCCAGCGCAACAAGCGGCTTCGCAACACGGTTTCGGGTCCTGGAATCAGCAGCGGAGCGCCTTGCAGGCAATGGGGAAAGTTCTCTGAGTAATCTCTGGCAAGGGCCGGGGTGGCAAAAAAGCTGATACCGCATTCCCCCAGTTTCTGGCTAAAACCCTTGATGTCCAGGTGGGAGGGCATCGGGCTGTCTGAAATAACCAGATCGAGACGTTGAATGGCCAGGTCTGCCAGCAGCCGATCAAGTTTGTCTTCGCGGCAGGTGATACGGATCGGCTCATCCAGTTCCATGGTCGGCGCGATCAGGCGATACACGATCGATTTGGGCACCACATCGGCCACGCCTACCCGAAACAGAATCTGCTGCTCTTTAGGCGCCATGCGCAGCATGCTTTCCAGTTCGCTGCCGAGCTGAAAGATCTGTTCTGCATAGGGCAATACCTGGCGGCCGGTCTCGGTCAGCTCCAGTTGGCGCCCGACCCGTCGAAACAATGGCAGGCCATAGGTGTCCTCCAGCAGGCTGATTTGCCCGCTGATGGTCTGCGGGGTGAGGTTCAGTTGCTCACAGGCGCGAACAATGCTGCCGGTTTTGGCGACGACCCAGAAGTAATGAAGTTGACGGTAATTTAGCATCAGCGCTGCAACACTTCGTAAAAATCGAAGTATAGCGCTTATAAATACGAATTTTCCTGAAGTGTTCAACCCTCTAGAATCCCGCGTCATGCGCAAGCCACTCAGGTGGCCGCCGATTTAGAGAGGAAAATGATCATGAACATTAAACAATCAGGTGTTGCACTACTGTTGTCGGCAGGCTTGTTGCTCATGACCGGTTGCGATCAGGCAGAAAAAGCGGCGCAACAGATGTTGAGCAAAACGGCTGAATCCGCCAAGCAGGCCATTGATGACACCCACAAGGCTGCTGAGCAAGCGCTCAGCGATGCCACGGGTGGACTGATTGAAAAAGAAAAGCCTGAGCAAGAAAACGAAAAATCGTCCAAAGCTATCTAACCAGTCTTACTGCAGAGTCCGAGCACACCTATGGAATATCTTTTACAACTGGCTGCCAGCCCCGCAGCCTGGGTCGCTTTAGCCACGTTGATCGTGATGGAAATCGTGCTGGGCATCGATAACCTGATCTTTATCTCGATTTTGACCAACAAACTGCCTGAGCAGTACCGCACCAAGGCCCGTCGTATCGGTATCGGCATGGCGTTGATTCTGCGTCTGGGCTTGCTGGGTACCATTGCCTACATCGTTCAACTGACTACGCCGGTGTTTGAAGTGTTGGGCAAGGCCTTCTCGTGGAAGGACATGATCCTGATTGCCGGTGGTCTGTTCCTGGTGTGGAAAGCCACCAGCGAAATCCATCACAGCATGACCCCGCAGGAGGAAGAAAAAACCGAGAGCGTGTCATCGAAAGTGACCTTGGGTTTTGCCGCGGCTATCGGTCAGATTTTGATGCTGGACCTGGTGTTCTCCATCGACAGCATCATTACCGCAGTAGGCATGACCGAGCACTTGCCGATCATGGTGATTGCAGTGGTGGTGGCGGTGATGGTGATGTTGCTGGCTTCGGAGCCCCTGGCCAAGTTCATCAATGACAACCCGACTGTGGTAATGCTGGCGCTGGCCTTCCTTATCATGATCGGCATGACCCTGATCGCCGAAGGCTTCGGTGCTCATGTGCCCAAGGGTTACGTGTATGCGGCGATGGCGTTCTCGGCCACTGTTGAGACACTTAACATTCTGGCGCGGCGGGTACGGGAAAAACGTCAGGCAGCCCTGGTGAAATAAACGCACATTGCTGTTAAAAAGCCGTCCACCCTGTATGGGGTGGACGGCTTTTTTGTGGAGTCAATGTGCGCTTGCTGCGCCAGTTACCGGTTTTTCAGGGGTGTCTTGCGGTTTGGCCTGCACCTGCGGATGGTGATGGCGGCTGATGCGCATCAGGCCCCATAGCATGGCGCCGGCAACGGCCAGCCAGCCTGTGATCAGCAGGAAAATAGTGATTATCGGGCTCATCAGTGCCTCCTTTGTCCCCTACGGGCTCAAACACACACTAAGCAAGGGACAGTCTAGTCTGTGCAGTGTTGCAGTCTATTGACCGAAGGTCGTGCTGGACTAACCGATTTGCTCTATCACGTCGATTGGGCTGTGGCTTAAGGCTATACCTTGCCTTATTGGCGCCCTATGATCGACGGCCGTGGCAGGCCTTGCGGTCTGGCGTTCATTCAAGGCGAGGGAATATGCAGGCTGTGACTGGATTGAGATCAGCACGAATGTGGCTGGCAGCGTTGTTTGTGTTTGTGTTTGTGTTGGCGATGGCGGGGTGTGCCAGTGTCGAGTCGCCCGAGTTTCGGCGTTTGCCGGAACGCGTCGAGCTCAATGGCGTTCCCTTTTTTCGCGGTAACGCCAATCAAGGCGCTCCGCAGACACTGGCCGGGATGCTCGGTGAGCAACGGATCAGAATCACCCCGGGCCTTTTGGTCAAGCCGCTGAAACTGCCGGGCGGCGAGGCGTCGTTGCAAGGCAACATAGAACAACTGGCCGCTGGCTACGGGTTGATGGTGTACCCGCTGGATACATCCCTGTCGGCGTTATTGGCCCAAGTAGCGGCCGGTTATCCGGTCATGGTGCGCTTCAGCGACGGAATGCTCTGGTCAGAGCCGCGCTATGCAATGCTGGTGGGTTACAACCGCGCCAAGGGTACGGTGTTGTTGCGGGCAGGCATGGAGCGTCGACGCGTGATGGACTTCAAGGCATTCGAGTCAGCCTGGAAGGATGCCGGGGGCTGGGCAGTGTTGATCCTGTCGCCGACACAATTGCCAGCCAATGTAGACAAGGCGCGCTGGTTGAAAGTGGCCAATGACCTGTCCCGCTCCGGTCAGGAGCAGGCAGGGGCCACGGCCATCAAGACTCTGGGGTCGCACAACTAGTTAGAAGCCGAACTTGTCCCGCAGGCTGTAGTACCACGCACCCAAAGCGGTCAGCGGCGTACGCAGCAGTTGCCCGCCGGGGAACGGGTAGTGAGGCAAGTCGGCAAAAGCGTCAAAGCGCTCGGCCTGGCCGCGCAGGGCTTCGGCCAGTACCTTGCCGGCCAGGTGGGTATACGTCACTCCGTGGCCACTGCAACCTTGCGAGTAATAAATGTTGTCACCGATGCGGCCGACCTGAGGCAGGCGCGACAGCGTCAGCAGGAAGTTACCCGTCCAGGCGTAATC is part of the Pseudomonas sp. ML2-2023-3 genome and harbors:
- a CDS encoding (2Fe-2S)-binding protein, giving the protein MSDQTLAPVKTVTLEVNGQRVEVTAMADTPLLLVLRNDLQLNGPKYGCGLGECGACTVIIDGVAARSCVFPLAGAQGRSITTLEGIGTLEHPHRVQQAFIDEQAAQCGYCMNGMIMTAKALLDRNPHPSEEQIRNELSANLCRCGTHIEIMRAVMLAARPKP
- a CDS encoding molybdopterin cofactor-binding domain-containing protein, whose product is MTLTTLTRDQLLAKSGVLLIVDQIQPPSGPVAKGGVPVVKPKELGLFIAVNDDGQVYGFNGHVDLGTGIRTSLAQIVAEELDLALEQVCMVLGDTDSAPNQGATIASATIQITAIPLRNAAAEARRFLLARAAQQLGVEAAALQTERGMVKSADGRQLSFASLVGSERHVLSISGDAPLKAVQDYRLVGKASARVDIPAKATGELIYVHDMRLPDMLHGRVIRPPYAGLDSGEFVGNSLLEVDESSIAHIPGIVKVVVIRDFVGVVALREEQAVKAAQMLKVTWKAWNQKLPDMDDVEQAIRDNPRVQRVVLDKGNVEQALAQASERMPRTYLWPYQIHGSIGPSCGLADYQPEQIRVWSGTQNPHLLRADLAWLLEYPEERIEIIRMEAAGCYGRNCADDVCADALLLSRAVGLPVRVQLTREQEHVWEPKGSAQLMEVDGGINADGGVAGYDFQTSYPSNGAPTLALLLTGRVEPVAAMFEMGDRTSIPPYDFEHMRVTINDMSPIVRASWMRGVSALPNTFAHESYIDELAFAAKVDPVEYRLRYLHDDRASELVRATAARADWVARTEPMQTPEQDNILRGRGFAYARYIHSKFPGFGAAWAAWVADVAVDRLSGEVSVTRVVIGHDAGMMVNPAGVQHQIHGNVIQATSRVLKERVTFEESTVSSKEWGAYPILTFKQVPKIDVLMMPRQHEPPMGAGESAGVPSAAAIANAIFDATGIRFRELPITPERVLAALKHSQEAAGPAPEEIKPKRSKWWFAPLVAGFGALVGMAATALPWRAEIAPIAPPALGTWSAATLERGRLLAAVGDCAVCHTAPGGVTNAGGLEMQTPFGTLYSTNITPDPETGIGKWSYTAFERAMREGISRDGKHLYPAFPYTSFRNIDDADMQALYAYLMSQAPVSQPAKANDMQFPFNMRPLMAGWNAIFLRSGEVEAQPQRSAQWNRGSYLVNGLGHCAACHSPRNLMGAQKGGASFLAGGMVDGWEAPALNGLSKAPTPWTENQLFTYLSTGYSDAHGVAAGPMGPVVSELAKLPDADRRAMAVYLASLSADAQAAPEPQPKVEARIDAQALSNGQRVFEGACQACHADGLGPKLFGVSPSLASNSNVHSALPDNLLKVILQGIPTPATADLGYMPGFKDSLSNRQISELAAYLRHRFAPAEPAWQGLQQKVAHVRANPGTH
- a CDS encoding TetR/AcrR family transcriptional regulator, coding for MNKKTGVRAHQADQTKARILKAAITVFARDGYAGGRIEQISKEAESNDRMIYYYFSSKENLFVQVLEHTYEAFNQAESLHRPDASSPVEALRQQVAFFWNYYVAHPEFVAILTIENLHKGKHARQSHEMGRLSATTVGVIRPIIEEGQRQGLFRKDVDINHVYLMIASLCYFYNSNQHTLTSFLGQDLADKGQQQDWLTFISDLVIRGVMTLPGAATDQ
- a CDS encoding XdhC family protein yields the protein MSDLNCLLDALDEADRGNVDVVLATVVKVEGSAYRRPGARMLIPRFGQAVGTVSGGCLEQELVRKAWWLTESGEPVIRCYSTAAQDDDDLDEEGAELTFGLGCNGTVHVLLERCEAGKPSLLHQLLHGVRTSGQPAALATVLSAEDRRRVKMGARLGLSAQSQLREGFHCEVLASKVQADLLATLGCKKSSRMIYDSGTGAIEVLLEYIAPQRRLVIFGAGNDAQPLVRFASELNWQVHVVDGRANFARAERFPGARHVLVAPIDQAFDLQAVVDGAAVVIMTHSYRQDRHWLKNVLACAPAYVGQLGPKDRTERLLHEMGAGSAGANVHYPMGLDLGGDTPESVALAIVSEISACLNRRQGGMLKHRKTTIHEATQVHLTVLPESLQVAGGGRK
- a CDS encoding NTP transferase domain-containing protein, which codes for MIGLTSTPVVAVILAAGMSRRMGAQNKLLLTIEGQPMVRHVVLAALASRCHKVLVVVGHEAECVRQVLCDLPVEFVLNPAFAEGIGASVRAGAQAVSRQQAVLFCLADMPGVSARVIDRLVDAFETNRGFMGFAPVFNGKRGNPVLWVPGCVSRLREAAGDEGAWGLLRQYRDRVMAVEVASEWVMVDLDTPDDFWRVYNRRTSNPAHRLSRLS